One region of Flavobacterium sp. GSB-24 genomic DNA includes:
- a CDS encoding choice-of-anchor I family protein yields MKKVSISLLTALFIMASCNNDENTNNEPEIVVNENPAAFKEIGSITIGGEAAAEISAYCEKTKKLFTVNNSGVNQIDVIDITDPTKPTKIGKIDLVAYEGAANSVSVFDGKLAVALESTANKQGNGKVAVFNTSDYSLIKQVTVGALPDMITFSPDGKYIMTANEGEPNTDYSQDPNGTISIIETSTYTVTTLDFASFSGQAAALAKDGFRISKAAKSFAQDIEPEYITISDDSKTAWVTLQENNGVAKVDLTSKTITAIYPLGFKDFNTAENAIDVSDSDDKIAFNPWKVKGMFMPDAISHFSANNVPYFVTANEGDAREYTANTDIKRMKSLKLDATLFPDAATLKLDANLGRLNLVTDMGDTDGDGDLDEMVSFGARSFSIWNGNTGKIVYDSKNDVDKKTNELGTYDDKRSDDKGSEPEAVYVAKMGSQNILFVGLERSDAFMTYDVTNPNSPQYLQTVKTGDAPEGILFIPASKSPTKRSLLVVSSEGDGTVKIYQPDLK; encoded by the coding sequence ATGAAAAAAGTATCTATTTCTCTATTAACAGCTCTTTTTATAATGGCAAGCTGTAATAATGATGAAAACACAAACAACGAACCTGAAATTGTGGTAAACGAAAACCCTGCAGCTTTTAAAGAAATTGGCTCTATTACTATTGGAGGCGAAGCTGCTGCTGAAATCTCTGCTTACTGCGAAAAAACAAAAAAATTATTTACTGTAAACAATAGTGGTGTAAACCAAATTGATGTTATTGATATTACCGATCCAACAAAACCAACAAAAATTGGAAAAATTGATCTGGTAGCTTACGAAGGTGCAGCAAATAGTGTTTCTGTTTTTGACGGAAAATTAGCTGTGGCTTTAGAATCTACAGCAAACAAACAAGGAAACGGCAAAGTTGCTGTTTTCAATACTTCAGATTACAGTTTAATCAAACAAGTTACAGTTGGAGCCTTGCCTGACATGATTACATTTTCTCCAGACGGAAAATATATTATGACTGCTAATGAGGGTGAACCAAATACAGATTATTCTCAAGATCCAAACGGAACGATTTCAATCATCGAAACTAGTACTTATACTGTAACAACTTTAGATTTCGCTTCTTTCAGCGGTCAGGCTGCTGCATTAGCAAAAGATGGATTTAGAATTTCAAAAGCTGCTAAAAGCTTCGCTCAGGATATTGAGCCAGAATATATTACAATTTCTGACGATTCTAAAACTGCCTGGGTTACTTTACAAGAAAACAACGGTGTAGCAAAAGTTGATTTAACTTCTAAAACAATTACTGCTATTTATCCTTTAGGTTTTAAAGATTTCAATACTGCTGAAAATGCTATTGATGTAAGCGACAGTGATGATAAAATTGCTTTTAATCCTTGGAAAGTAAAAGGAATGTTTATGCCAGATGCTATTAGTCATTTTTCTGCTAATAATGTTCCTTATTTTGTGACTGCAAACGAAGGTGATGCAAGAGAATATACTGCCAACACAGATATCAAACGTATGAAAAGTTTAAAACTTGATGCAACTCTTTTTCCTGATGCAGCTACTTTGAAACTAGACGCTAATTTAGGAAGATTAAATCTTGTTACTGATATGGGAGACACAGATGGCGATGGAGATTTAGACGAAATGGTAAGTTTTGGCGCAAGATCGTTCTCTATTTGGAATGGAAACACTGGAAAAATCGTTTATGACAGTAAAAATGATGTAGATAAAAAAACTAACGAATTAGGAACTTACGATGATAAACGCAGTGACGATAAAGGTTCTGAACCCGAAGCCGTATATGTGGCAAAAATGGGATCTCAAAACATTTTGTTTGTTGGTCTAGAAAGATCTGATGCGTTTATGACTTATGATGTTACTAATCCAAATTCGCCGCAATATTTACAAACTGTAAAAACAGGTGACGCACCAGAAGGCATATTATTCATTCCAGCTTCGAAAAGTCCTACAAAAAGAAGCTTATTAGTAGTAAGCAGTGAAGGTGATGGAACGGTTAAAATTTATCAGCCAGATTTGAAATAA
- a CDS encoding agmatine deiminase family protein, whose translation MSTNNRRFPAEWEKQQGIVLCFPHNGNDWPGKYEAVQWAFVEFIKKVATFETVFLVVADEKLKEKVAEMLERARVNIQNVSFIIHKTNRSWMRDSGPIIVKNGSKREALNFNFNGWAKYKNYQLDKFVPGKVADFIDVPLTQVTYKGKPVIVEGGAIDVNGKGTLLTSEECLMHPTIQVRNPGFTKEDYEAVFKEYLGVTNVIWLGDGIEGDDTHGHIDDLCRFVNEDTIVTIVETDKNDSNYKPLQDNLKRLQNAKLENGKSPVIVALPMPKRVDFEDLRLPASYANFLILNNCVLVPTFNDSNDRVALNILSECFPDREVIGISCIDFIWGFGTLHCLSQQIPL comes from the coding sequence ATGTCAACAAATAATAGAAGATTTCCAGCAGAATGGGAAAAGCAGCAAGGAATTGTATTGTGTTTTCCACACAATGGCAACGATTGGCCAGGAAAATACGAAGCAGTTCAATGGGCTTTTGTAGAATTCATTAAAAAAGTAGCCACTTTTGAAACGGTTTTTTTAGTCGTGGCCGATGAAAAGCTAAAAGAAAAAGTTGCCGAAATGCTTGAAAGAGCCCGTGTAAACATTCAAAACGTTTCTTTTATTATTCATAAAACAAACAGAAGCTGGATGCGTGATTCTGGACCAATTATAGTAAAAAATGGTTCTAAAAGAGAAGCTTTAAATTTTAACTTCAACGGTTGGGCAAAATATAAAAACTATCAGCTGGATAAATTTGTTCCAGGTAAAGTTGCTGATTTTATTGATGTTCCATTAACTCAGGTTACTTACAAAGGAAAACCAGTAATTGTTGAAGGCGGCGCTATTGATGTAAACGGAAAAGGAACATTACTTACTTCTGAAGAATGCTTAATGCATCCAACAATCCAAGTTAGAAATCCTGGTTTTACTAAAGAAGATTACGAAGCCGTATTTAAAGAATATCTTGGAGTTACCAATGTAATTTGGCTTGGAGACGGAATCGAAGGTGATGATACACACGGACATATAGATGATTTATGCCGATTTGTAAACGAAGATACGATCGTTACAATTGTAGAAACAGATAAAAATGATTCTAATTATAAACCTTTGCAGGATAATTTAAAACGTCTGCAAAATGCAAAATTAGAAAACGGAAAATCACCAGTTATTGTAGCGTTACCAATGCCAAAACGTGTTGATTTTGAAGATTTAAGACTGCCAGCAAGTTATGCTAATTTCTTGATTCTGAATAATTGCGTTTTAGTTCCAACATTTAATGACAGTAATGATCGCGTAGCTTTGAATATACTTTCAGAATGTTTTCCAGACAGAGAAGTAATCGGAATCAGCTGCATTGATTTCATATGGGGATTCGGAACGTTACATTGCTTAAGCCAGCAGATTCCTTTATAG
- the fahA gene encoding fumarylacetoacetase: MPITANDTSRKSWLEVPENSDFPIQNIPFGVFLTKENVVTVGTRIGDYAIDLGALQQLNYFEGIDLTDDMFMQDTLNDFISDGKKTWRLVRNRIADIFDENNPQLRDSTKHRDIVIFKIEDVEMQLPVLIGDYTDFYSSKEHATNVGKMFRDPENALLPNWLHIPVGYHGRSSTIVPSGIPVHRPMGQTLPAGEKYPVFGPSRLVDFELETAFITTDVNVMGENIPTYEAEDYIFGMVLLNDWSARDIQKWEYVPLGPFLAKNFATSISPWIVTMDALEPFRTKGPKQDPSPLPYLQTKGKKTFDIHLEVSLKPEDQEETIISRSNFKYLYWSMSQQLAHHTSNGCRVNSGDMMGSGTISGPTPDSFGSMLELTWGGKNPLKLNDGSERKFIEDNDTVIIRGFCENAEVRIGFGEVCSQLLPPFIRP; encoded by the coding sequence ATGCCTATAACCGCCAACGACACCAGTAGAAAATCATGGTTAGAAGTGCCAGAAAATAGCGACTTCCCTATTCAGAATATTCCTTTTGGCGTGTTTCTTACCAAAGAAAATGTCGTTACCGTAGGAACAAGAATCGGCGACTATGCTATAGATTTAGGGGCTTTACAACAATTAAACTATTTTGAAGGAATTGATTTAACCGATGATATGTTCATGCAGGATACGCTGAATGATTTTATTTCTGACGGAAAAAAAACATGGCGTCTGGTGCGAAATCGCATCGCTGATATTTTCGACGAAAACAATCCACAGCTAAGAGATTCAACAAAACACAGAGATATTGTTATATTTAAAATCGAAGATGTAGAGATGCAGTTACCAGTTTTGATTGGTGATTATACTGATTTCTATTCTAGTAAAGAGCATGCTACAAACGTAGGAAAGATGTTCCGCGATCCAGAAAATGCTTTATTGCCAAACTGGCTTCATATTCCAGTTGGATATCACGGAAGAAGCTCTACAATTGTTCCATCAGGAATTCCGGTGCACAGACCAATGGGGCAAACGCTTCCGGCTGGAGAAAAATATCCAGTTTTTGGACCGTCTCGTTTAGTAGATTTTGAGCTTGAAACTGCTTTTATTACTACAGATGTAAATGTAATGGGAGAAAATATCCCAACTTATGAAGCCGAAGATTATATTTTCGGAATGGTTTTATTGAACGACTGGAGTGCGCGTGATATTCAAAAATGGGAATATGTACCGCTTGGACCATTCTTGGCTAAAAACTTTGCAACTTCTATTTCTCCATGGATTGTTACTATGGATGCTCTAGAACCTTTTAGAACCAAGGGGCCGAAACAAGACCCATCACCACTTCCTTATCTTCAAACTAAAGGAAAAAAGACTTTTGACATTCATTTAGAAGTATCTCTAAAACCTGAGGATCAAGAAGAAACTATTATTTCAAGATCAAATTTCAAGTATTTATATTGGTCGATGAGTCAGCAATTGGCGCATCACACTTCTAACGGATGCCGTGTAAATTCTGGTGATATGATGGGTTCTGGAACTATTTCTGGACCAACTCCTGATAGTTTTGGTTCTATGTTAGAATTAACATGGGGCGGAAAAAATCCGTTGAAATTAAATGATGGAAGTGAACGTAAATTTATTGAAGATAATGATACTGTAATCATTAGAGGTTTCTGCGAAAATGCAGAAGTAAGAATTGGTTTCGGAGAAGTTTGCAGCCAGCTTTTACCTCCATTTATTAGACCATGA
- the glyA gene encoding serine hydroxymethyltransferase codes for MQRDEQIFDLIQEEKERQIHGLELIASENFVSDEVMQAAGSVLTNKYAEGYPGKRYYGGCEVVDVIEQIAIDRAKELFGAEYANVQPHSGSQANTAVYHACLNPGDTILGFDLSHGGHLTHGSPVNFSGRLYRPVFYGVDAETGRLDYDKIQEIATKEQPKLIIAGASAYSRDMDFARFRQIADSVGAILFADISHPAGLIAKGLLNDPIPHCHIVSTTTHKTLRGPRGGLILMGKDFENPQGLKTPKGEIRMMSSLLDLAVFPGNQGGPLMHIIAAKAVAFGEALKDEFFTYAMQLQKNANAMADAFVKRGYNIISGGTDNHMMLIDLRNKNISGKEAENALVKAEITVNKNMVPFDDKSPFITSGIRVGTAAITTRGLVEKDMETIVALIDKVLTDHTNEDLIEEVAEEVNELMSERPIFAY; via the coding sequence ATGCAACGCGACGAACAAATTTTTGATCTTATCCAAGAGGAGAAAGAAAGACAAATTCACGGACTAGAACTTATCGCTTCAGAAAATTTTGTAAGTGATGAGGTAATGCAAGCAGCTGGGTCTGTTTTAACTAATAAATATGCAGAGGGCTATCCTGGCAAAAGATACTACGGCGGTTGTGAAGTAGTTGATGTTATTGAGCAGATTGCTATTGACAGAGCCAAAGAATTATTTGGAGCTGAATATGCAAACGTACAGCCTCACTCTGGTTCTCAAGCAAATACTGCTGTTTACCATGCATGTCTAAATCCTGGTGATACAATTTTAGGTTTCGATTTATCTCACGGAGGTCACTTAACTCATGGTTCTCCTGTAAACTTCTCAGGTCGTTTATACCGTCCTGTTTTTTACGGAGTAGATGCTGAGACTGGTCGTTTGGATTATGATAAAATTCAAGAAATTGCAACTAAAGAACAGCCAAAATTAATTATCGCTGGAGCTTCAGCTTATTCTCGTGATATGGATTTTGCTCGTTTCAGACAAATTGCTGACAGCGTAGGAGCGATCTTATTTGCTGATATTTCTCACCCTGCAGGTCTTATTGCTAAAGGATTATTAAACGATCCAATTCCACATTGTCATATTGTTTCTACAACAACTCACAAAACATTGAGAGGACCACGTGGAGGTTTGATTTTAATGGGGAAAGATTTCGAAAACCCACAAGGGTTAAAAACTCCAAAAGGAGAAATCAGAATGATGTCTTCCTTATTAGATTTAGCTGTTTTCCCTGGAAACCAAGGTGGACCTTTAATGCACATTATTGCTGCTAAAGCGGTTGCTTTTGGTGAAGCACTTAAAGATGAGTTCTTTACTTATGCAATGCAATTACAAAAAAATGCAAACGCAATGGCTGATGCTTTCGTAAAAAGAGGTTATAATATTATCTCTGGCGGAACAGATAACCACATGATGCTTATTGACTTAAGAAATAAAAATATTTCTGGGAAAGAAGCTGAAAATGCATTAGTAAAAGCTGAAATTACAGTAAATAAAAACATGGTTCCGTTTGATGATAAATCTCCATTTATCACTTCTGGAATCCGCGTCGGAACAGCTGCAATCACAACTCGTGGTTTAGTTGAAAAAGATATGGAAACTATTGTAGCTCTTATCGATAAAGTTCTTACTGATCACACAAACGAAGATCTTATTGAAGAAGTTGCAGAAGAAGTAAACGAATTAATGAGCGAAAGACCAATTTTTGCGTATTAA
- a CDS encoding tRNA-(ms[2]io[6]A)-hydroxylase: protein MGVLRLQLPTDPRWVNIVEKNIEEILTDHAWCEQKAATNAITIITNNSEHQDLVQDLLALAKEEIDHFEQVHNIIIKRGLKLGRERKDDYVNELYQYMKRSGDGSRVSGLVERLLFSAMIEARSCERFKVLSENIKDEELAVFYRELMESEAGHYTTFITYARKYGKGIDVEKRWREWLEFEESIITNYGKGETIHG, encoded by the coding sequence ATGGGCGTACTAAGATTACAATTGCCAACAGATCCAAGATGGGTAAATATTGTTGAGAAAAACATAGAAGAAATCTTGACAGATCACGCGTGGTGCGAGCAGAAAGCAGCAACAAACGCAATCACAATTATTACAAACAATTCTGAACATCAAGATCTTGTTCAGGATTTATTGGCACTTGCCAAAGAAGAAATCGATCATTTTGAACAGGTTCATAATATCATCATCAAAAGAGGACTAAAACTAGGACGTGAGCGTAAAGATGATTACGTAAATGAATTATACCAATACATGAAAAGAAGCGGTGACGGAAGTCGTGTTTCTGGATTGGTAGAAAGATTATTATTCTCAGCAATGATCGAAGCTAGAAGCTGTGAGCGTTTCAAAGTTCTTTCTGAAAACATAAAAGACGAAGAACTTGCTGTGTTTTACAGAGAATTAATGGAAAGCGAAGCGGGACATTATACAACTTTCATCACATACGCTCGTAAATACGGAAAAGGAATCGATGTTGAAAAACGTTGGAGAGAATGGCTGGAATTTGAAGAATCTATCATTACCAATTACGGAAAGGGAGAGACGATACACGGGTAA
- a CDS encoding GMP reductase, whose amino-acid sequence MRIEMDLKLGFKDVMFRPKRSTLKSRSEVSLEQNFKFLHSTTSWTGIPIMAANMDTVGTFEIAKVLAGEKLFTAIHKHYTLEQWNSFLKDVTPDFYNYIAVSTGTGKEDFEKIGKIITANPLLKFICIDVANGYSEHFVQFLKKTRKQYPDKIIIAGNVVTGEMTEELLLAGADIVKVGIGPGSVCTTRVKTGVGYPQLSAIIECADAAHGLGGHIISDGGCTTPGDVAKAFGAGADFVMLGGMLAGHSESGGELIEVKGEKFKQFYGMSSKTAMDKHAGGVAEYRASEGKTVQVPFKGDVIHTVLDILGGIRSTCTYVGASRLKELTKRTTFIRVSEQENQVFTK is encoded by the coding sequence ATGAGAATAGAAATGGATTTAAAACTAGGTTTTAAAGATGTAATGTTTAGACCTAAAAGATCAACGCTAAAAAGCCGTTCTGAAGTTTCTTTAGAGCAAAATTTCAAGTTTTTGCACAGCACAACATCTTGGACAGGAATTCCGATTATGGCTGCCAATATGGATACCGTAGGAACTTTTGAAATAGCGAAAGTCTTAGCGGGAGAAAAGCTCTTTACTGCAATTCATAAACACTATACTTTAGAACAATGGAATAGTTTCTTGAAAGACGTCACTCCAGATTTCTACAATTATATTGCTGTAAGTACAGGAACAGGGAAAGAAGATTTTGAAAAGATTGGAAAGATAATTACCGCAAATCCGTTGTTGAAATTCATTTGCATCGATGTTGCAAACGGTTATTCGGAGCATTTTGTTCAGTTTTTAAAGAAAACCCGTAAACAATATCCGGATAAAATCATTATTGCAGGAAATGTAGTTACGGGAGAAATGACAGAAGAACTACTTTTAGCTGGTGCTGATATCGTAAAAGTCGGAATTGGGCCAGGTTCTGTATGTACAACTCGTGTCAAAACGGGTGTTGGCTATCCGCAATTATCGGCAATTATCGAATGCGCCGATGCTGCTCATGGTTTGGGCGGACATATTATAAGTGATGGCGGATGTACAACTCCCGGTGATGTTGCAAAGGCTTTTGGCGCTGGCGCTGACTTTGTAATGTTAGGCGGAATGCTTGCAGGACATTCTGAAAGTGGCGGAGAACTGATCGAAGTAAAAGGTGAAAAATTCAAACAATTTTACGGAATGAGTTCTAAAACCGCAATGGACAAACATGCTGGTGGTGTAGCAGAATATAGAGCAAGTGAAGGAAAAACAGTTCAGGTTCCGTTTAAAGGAGATGTGATTCATACTGTTTTAGATATACTAGGAGGAATAAGAAGTACCTGTACTTATGTAGGAGCTTCAAGGTTAAAAGAATTGACTAAACGAACGACTTTCATCCGCGTAAGCGAACAGGAAAATCAAGTTTTTACAAAATAA
- a CDS encoding GNAT family N-acetyltransferase: protein MITITEASIEDITKIQEIANITWPITYGEILTKEQLDYMLDLIYSDQALSKQIKNKEQLFYLISDSESIIGFIGIEHNYKNEAITKIHKIYLLPETQGKGYGKIVFEEIGKMALENNSKELLLNVNRFNTALNFYKKLGFEIKETVDIEIGNGYLMEDYVMGKNI from the coding sequence ATGATTACAATTACCGAAGCATCAATTGAAGATATTACTAAAATTCAAGAGATTGCAAACATTACATGGCCAATTACTTATGGCGAAATTCTAACAAAAGAGCAGTTGGATTATATGCTGGATTTGATTTATTCTGATCAAGCGTTATCGAAACAAATCAAGAATAAAGAACAGTTGTTTTATTTAATTTCAGATTCAGAATCCATAATTGGATTCATTGGAATTGAGCATAATTATAAAAACGAGGCAATTACCAAAATTCATAAAATCTATCTTTTGCCAGAGACACAAGGAAAAGGTTATGGTAAAATTGTTTTTGAAGAAATTGGAAAAATGGCTTTAGAGAATAATTCAAAAGAACTTTTATTAAATGTAAACCGATTTAATACGGCGTTGAATTTCTACAAAAAACTTGGTTTCGAAATCAAAGAAACGGTTGATATAGAAATTGGAAATGGGTATTTAATGGAAGATTATGTGATGGGGAAAAATATTTAA
- a CDS encoding pentapeptide repeat-containing protein yields the protein MKKESEYFLDKEYNTIIYDKDDLNFKDFECCVFNNCNFSACTFLAVTFIDCIFNDCIFNEAKINYVAFRTATFNRCEIKDVNFAMCDKLIFEIAFNNCILDFSKFYTLKLKGTVFTNCSLIAVDFMAVDLTSVIFANCDLYRAEFAKAIANKADFKTSYNYTIDPSKTKLKKAVFSLNEVKGLLFKHDVIVS from the coding sequence TTGAAAAAAGAAAGCGAATATTTTCTTGATAAAGAATACAATACGATTATTTACGACAAAGACGATCTTAATTTTAAAGATTTTGAATGCTGCGTTTTTAATAATTGTAATTTTTCTGCCTGTACTTTTCTTGCTGTAACCTTTATTGACTGCATTTTTAACGATTGTATTTTTAATGAAGCAAAAATTAATTATGTTGCCTTTAGAACAGCCACTTTTAACCGCTGTGAAATTAAAGATGTGAATTTTGCAATGTGTGACAAACTGATTTTTGAAATTGCATTTAATAACTGCATTTTGGATTTCTCTAAATTTTATACCTTAAAACTAAAAGGAACAGTATTTACGAATTGTAGTTTGATAGCAGTTGACTTTATGGCAGTAGATTTAACAAGTGTAATTTTTGCCAACTGCGATTTGTACCGCGCTGAATTTGCAAAAGCCATAGCCAACAAAGCCGATTTTAAAACGAGTTATAATTATACTATTGATCCTTCTAAAACTAAATTAAAGAAAGCTGTTTTTTCTTTGAATGAAGTGAAAGGGTTATTATTTAAACATGATGTGATTGTGAGTTGA
- the aspA gene encoding aspartate ammonia-lyase has translation MEPTRKEHDFLGELEIPNHLYYGIQTFRAVENFNITGIPISKEPLFIKALGYVKKAAALANKDCGAIDPKIAEAICYGSDQVIAGKFDQEFVSDLIQGGAGTSVNMNANEVIANIGLEYLGHKKGEYNFLHPNNHVNCSQSTNDAYPSAFRIALYLKMESFIKTFAGLEVAFAKKGEEFKEVLKMGRTQLQDAVPMTLGQEFKAYATTIGEDIQRLKNAQDLLLEINMGATAIGTKVNAPEGYPEICVKYLAEEVGIPLTLSPDLIEATVDTGAYVQIMGTLKRSAVKISKICNDLRLLSSGPRTGFNEINLPARQPGSSIMPGKVNPVIPEVVNQTCFYVIGQDLTVTMAAEAGQLQLNVMEPVIAFAMFTSLDYLSNAIQTLIDKCINGITANVDHCYNMVMNSIGIVTQLNPIIGYEESASIAGEALKTNKSVHQIAVLERKLITQEKWDEIYSLENLIHPKFITK, from the coding sequence ATGGAACCAACAAGAAAGGAACATGATTTTTTAGGGGAATTAGAAATTCCGAATCATTTATACTACGGAATCCAGACTTTTAGAGCCGTAGAGAATTTCAATATTACAGGAATTCCGATTTCAAAAGAACCTTTGTTTATCAAAGCTTTAGGTTATGTGAAAAAAGCTGCAGCTCTTGCCAATAAAGACTGTGGCGCAATTGATCCTAAAATTGCTGAAGCAATCTGCTACGGAAGCGATCAGGTTATTGCTGGTAAATTTGATCAGGAATTTGTGAGCGATTTAATTCAGGGCGGCGCAGGAACTTCGGTAAATATGAATGCAAACGAAGTTATTGCGAATATCGGATTAGAATATTTAGGTCATAAAAAAGGAGAATACAATTTTCTTCATCCAAACAATCATGTAAACTGTTCACAGTCTACAAACGATGCGTATCCTTCGGCATTTAGAATTGCTTTGTATTTGAAAATGGAAAGTTTTATTAAAACTTTTGCAGGTCTTGAAGTTGCTTTTGCGAAAAAAGGAGAAGAGTTCAAAGAAGTTTTAAAAATGGGAAGAACGCAGCTGCAAGATGCGGTGCCAATGACTTTAGGACAAGAGTTTAAAGCTTATGCCACAACAATTGGAGAAGATATTCAACGCTTAAAAAATGCTCAGGATTTATTATTAGAAATCAATATGGGAGCAACGGCGATTGGAACAAAAGTTAACGCTCCAGAAGGATATCCTGAAATTTGCGTAAAATATTTAGCTGAAGAAGTTGGAATTCCTTTAACGCTTTCACCAGATTTGATTGAAGCAACGGTAGATACAGGCGCTTACGTTCAGATTATGGGAACATTAAAGCGTTCTGCGGTTAAGATTTCTAAAATCTGTAACGATTTACGATTGTTGAGTTCTGGACCAAGAACTGGTTTTAATGAAATCAATTTGCCAGCGCGCCAGCCAGGTTCATCAATTATGCCTGGGAAAGTAAATCCAGTAATTCCAGAAGTGGTAAACCAGACTTGTTTTTATGTAATTGGTCAGGATTTAACGGTAACAATGGCTGCAGAAGCAGGACAGTTACAGCTAAACGTTATGGAACCTGTTATTGCTTTTGCGATGTTTACGTCTTTAGATTATCTTTCAAATGCAATTCAGACTTTAATTGATAAATGTATTAACGGAATTACAGCAAACGTTGATCATTGTTATAATATGGTGATGAACAGCATCGGAATTGTAACGCAGTTAAATCCAATTATTGGTTACGAAGAAAGTGCAAGTATTGCGGGTGAAGCTTTAAAAACAAACAAAAGCGTACATCAAATTGCGGTTTTGGAAAGAAAATTAATTACTCAGGAAAAATGGGATGAAATTTATTCTTTAGAAAATTTAATTCATCCAAAGTTTATTACGAAATAA
- a CDS encoding BamA/TamA family outer membrane protein, with product MVNFLKNNAFQYKYNILGLLFFISSNLYCQEEITNPELCPPKTIFDIFKKQDDALVVKPTKNNFFLVIPAIGSQPATGFFFGAVAQYTFKGKEEKDKYSIANVGVTYTLKDQWLVNIKNNILLKNNKIFLSGDYRLYLFSQPNYGLGTDIIPPRRDRSPSFSIDSIAQDMDYNYLKFHQTVSFEVKENYYVGGGINIDWYSSINDKKLDVESGVFTYHYNYSQKYGFDNLEYFLNGVSLNLVHDSRDNQVNASRGWFANINYRFNPVLFNNQEYSSVLFAEYKHFIPVSHKNPNYILAIWTYGQFVTRGKVPYLNLPAIGWDQRSRSGEGYTQGLFRGNGLVYLSTEFRFPITCNQLLSGTVFTNFVTASNSDTNLELFKSIQPAAGIGLRLLIDKATKTNLILDYAWGNNSKAFYLNAGETF from the coding sequence ATGGTGAATTTTTTAAAAAATAATGCCTTTCAGTACAAGTATAACATCTTAGGATTATTGTTTTTTATTTCATCTAATTTATATTGCCAAGAAGAAATAACGAATCCAGAGCTCTGTCCGCCCAAAACTATTTTTGATATTTTTAAAAAACAAGACGATGCTTTAGTCGTTAAACCCACCAAAAATAATTTCTTTTTAGTAATTCCAGCTATTGGTTCACAGCCAGCAACTGGATTTTTTTTTGGTGCTGTAGCGCAGTATACTTTCAAAGGAAAAGAAGAGAAAGATAAATATTCCATTGCTAATGTTGGGGTTACATATACATTAAAAGATCAGTGGCTGGTTAATATCAAAAACAATATCCTGCTAAAAAATAATAAAATCTTTTTGAGCGGCGATTATCGTTTGTACTTGTTTTCTCAGCCCAATTATGGACTTGGAACAGATATTATTCCGCCAAGACGCGATAGGAGTCCAAGTTTTAGTATTGATTCTATTGCACAGGATATGGATTATAATTATTTGAAATTTCACCAAACCGTTTCATTTGAAGTAAAAGAAAATTATTATGTAGGCGGAGGAATTAATATTGACTGGTATTCCAGCATTAACGATAAAAAATTGGATGTTGAAAGTGGCGTATTCACCTATCATTACAATTACAGTCAGAAATACGGATTTGATAATTTAGAGTATTTCCTAAATGGAGTAAGTTTGAATTTGGTTCACGATTCTCGTGATAATCAGGTAAATGCTTCGCGAGGCTGGTTTGCAAATATCAATTATAGATTTAATCCTGTTTTGTTTAATAATCAGGAATATAGTAGTGTATTGTTTGCAGAGTATAAGCATTTTATACCTGTTTCGCATAAAAATCCAAATTATATTTTAGCCATTTGGACTTATGGTCAGTTTGTAACCCGAGGAAAAGTTCCATATTTAAATTTGCCTGCAATTGGCTGGGATCAGCGAAGCAGGAGCGGGGAGGGCTATACGCAAGGGCTTTTTAGAGGAAATGGTTTGGTTTATTTATCTACAGAATTTAGATTTCCAATAACCTGCAATCAATTATTAAGCGGTACTGTTTTTACCAATTTTGTTACTGCCAGTAATTCAGATACTAATTTGGAGCTTTTTAAATCGATTCAGCCGGCTGCTGGGATTGGTTTGAGGCTTTTAATTGATAAAGCGACAAAGACAAATTTAATTTTAGATTATGCGTGGGGTAATAATTCGAAAGCTTTTTATTTAAATGCGGGAGAGACTTTTTAG